One Pleurocapsa sp. PCC 7327 DNA segment encodes these proteins:
- a CDS encoding universal stress protein, producing MSFDKILVAIDMSEIHKNVFERALSLAQKNNASLMLLHALSPEEENSPLPIPPNLTEMYPAAGNDLTLEIWRQQWQEFERQGVEVLQSLAQKAIKAGVRVQYEQIPGSPARTICQVAREWQANLIVIGHRGRSGLSEMLLGSVSNYVVHHAPCSVLLVR from the coding sequence ATGAGCTTCGACAAAATCTTAGTAGCAATAGACATGTCAGAAATCCACAAAAATGTCTTTGAGCGCGCCCTATCTCTAGCTCAAAAAAATAACGCCAGTTTAATGTTATTGCACGCGCTCTCGCCAGAAGAAGAGAATAGTCCTTTGCCCATTCCTCCTAATTTGACAGAAATGTATCCAGCGGCCGGCAATGACCTGACCTTGGAGATTTGGCGGCAGCAATGGCAGGAGTTTGAGAGGCAAGGCGTGGAAGTTTTGCAATCTCTCGCGCAAAAAGCAATTAAGGCGGGAGTTAGGGTTCAGTACGAGCAAATTCCTGGCAGTCCGGCTCGTACCATTTGTCAAGTGGCTCGCGAGTGGCAGGCGAATCTAATTGTCATTGGGCATCGCGGCCGTTCTGGATTGAGCGAAATGCTGCTCGGTAGCGTTAGCAATTACGTCGTCCATCACGCTCCTTGCTCGGTGCTGCTCGTTCGTTAG